One Tunturibacter gelidoferens genomic region harbors:
- the dnaG gene encoding DNA primase, whose translation MSDNFAQTVKQQADIVRIIGDYIKLRKSGAQNYTGLCPFHKEKTGSFSVNATHNYFYCFGCHEKGDVFTFVMKLENISFPEAIRVVATKCGIPLPKREFNSPDEVREAGIRRQLTDIHEAATQYFEAALKAPEAARAREYLTGRGVTAETIAKFRIGYAPDDFNHMREQLAKHFPDEVLRASGLFSAKEQNDGSQGQLYARFRKRITFPIANEQGKTIAFTARALDAEDEKGRPIAKYLNSPETALYSKGQVLFNLDKAKADIRALGFALLVEGQMDCISVYMAGIKGVLATSGTAFTEMQIRLLSRFTKRVIVNFDPDTAGTAATEKSIALLTEEDFEVKIVTLEGGLDPDRFIREQGVQQYMAALRDAKRHSDYLIDRAREQFPTRTPEGKVKAMNFLLPHIRRMPSVRQREEFAVDAAQKLGISFVHSKELSDAASKKVESVSAHRLEPIDRNEEILLRVLVLPENDPARILAVEQLTQHPEWYDSLSSAALLESLANAPAPPNPLDAAPDEPSRILLARTLQNAENPDSASTNAQSMTELVENALETLKCRQLERRQRELRTLIAEADRHGDHEMLTKLTAEKLQIDRKLREQ comes from the coding sequence ATGTCCGACAACTTCGCACAAACCGTCAAGCAGCAGGCCGATATCGTCCGCATCATCGGCGACTACATCAAGCTGCGCAAATCCGGCGCTCAGAACTACACCGGCCTCTGCCCCTTTCACAAAGAAAAAACGGGATCGTTCTCCGTAAACGCCACCCATAACTACTTCTATTGCTTCGGCTGCCACGAAAAAGGCGACGTCTTCACCTTCGTCATGAAGCTCGAAAACATCAGCTTTCCCGAGGCCATCCGCGTAGTGGCCACCAAGTGCGGAATCCCCCTCCCCAAGCGCGAATTCAACTCCCCCGATGAGGTTCGCGAAGCCGGCATTCGCCGCCAACTCACCGACATTCACGAAGCCGCCACGCAGTACTTCGAAGCCGCACTCAAAGCTCCCGAAGCCGCACGCGCCCGCGAATACCTCACCGGTCGCGGCGTCACCGCCGAGACCATCGCGAAGTTCCGCATCGGCTACGCCCCCGACGACTTCAACCACATGCGCGAGCAGCTCGCCAAACACTTCCCCGACGAAGTCCTCCGCGCCAGCGGCCTCTTCAGCGCCAAAGAACAAAACGACGGCAGCCAAGGCCAGCTCTACGCACGCTTCCGCAAGCGCATCACCTTCCCCATCGCCAATGAACAAGGCAAAACCATCGCCTTCACAGCCCGCGCCCTCGACGCTGAAGATGAGAAGGGCCGCCCCATCGCGAAGTATCTTAACTCACCCGAAACCGCTCTCTACAGCAAAGGCCAGGTCCTCTTCAACCTCGATAAAGCTAAAGCCGACATCCGCGCCCTCGGCTTCGCGCTGCTGGTCGAGGGCCAGATGGACTGCATCTCTGTCTACATGGCCGGCATCAAAGGCGTTCTCGCAACCTCCGGTACTGCTTTCACAGAGATGCAGATCCGTCTCCTCAGCCGCTTCACCAAGCGCGTCATCGTCAACTTCGACCCGGACACCGCCGGCACCGCCGCTACCGAAAAATCCATCGCCCTCCTCACTGAAGAAGACTTCGAAGTGAAGATCGTCACCCTCGAAGGCGGTCTTGATCCCGACCGCTTCATCCGCGAGCAGGGCGTCCAGCAGTACATGGCAGCCCTGCGCGATGCGAAGCGCCACTCCGATTACCTCATCGACCGAGCCCGCGAACAATTCCCCACTCGTACTCCCGAAGGGAAGGTCAAAGCGATGAATTTCTTACTGCCGCACATCCGCCGTATGCCTTCAGTTCGACAGCGAGAAGAATTTGCAGTTGACGCGGCGCAGAAGCTTGGAATTTCGTTTGTTCACTCTAAAGAATTGAGTGACGCAGCGTCGAAAAAAGTTGAAAGCGTTAGTGCTCATCGGCTCGAACCGATCGATCGGAACGAGGAAATCCTCTTGCGCGTCCTCGTTCTCCCGGAGAACGACCCTGCGCGCATCCTGGCCGTCGAGCAGCTCACACAGCATCCGGAATGGTACGACAGCCTTTCGTCCGCCGCTTTACTTGAGTCACTCGCGAACGCGCCAGCACCCCCCAACCCTCTCGACGCGGCGCCCGACGAGCCCAGCCGAATTCTTCTAGCACGCACCCTTCAAAACGCCGAGAACCCTGATTCTGCCTCCACCAACGCGCAATCCATGACCGAGCTTGTCGAAAACGCGCTCGAAACCCTCAAGTGCCGCCAGCTCGAACGCCGCCAACGTGAGCTCCGCACCCTCATCGCCGAGGCAGACCGCCATGGCGACCATGAGATGCTGACTAAGCTCACCGCAGAAAAGCTTCAAATCGACCGTAAGCTGCGGGAGCAATAA
- a CDS encoding lipopolysaccharide biosynthesis protein yields the protein MDISTKRRLMLGFLTNWVGKLSSTVIQFVQIPVFLHFWSVPLYGEWMIVNSIPAYLSFSNVGFGSVAGNEMTMLVARDDRAAALRVFQSCWWLIAIICTATIVLLSGTLYYLPASRLLKLTTLGEADTKWIIFYLGVSVLLGQLEQLLQSAYRAIGRYPYGTFLKNMFSLFAFGCMIAAVTLGAGARMTALVFASVNVAITIFFCILVRRDIPWIEYGWQHASFAEIRKLARPAFAYMGFPLGNALSLQGSLLAVGYALGPTDVVIFSTARTVSRVALQMVQMVNNTFEPEMSIAFGAGNYELTRTLLRRACQLALLVALILVIVMLSFGPWFLVHWTGGHVPPSRPLLSILLAVVVLYALWSTSGTLMTSTNQHQRLATYYILGTSVACVLCYVLARAYGLYGAAASLLISEIVMNLYVVPACLRIAHDTLPAFLASMLHYPSSLRPASLLARIRRSKPGFES from the coding sequence ATGGACATCTCTACAAAGCGAAGGCTGATGCTTGGCTTCTTGACCAACTGGGTAGGGAAACTCTCCTCTACCGTGATTCAGTTCGTCCAGATCCCGGTCTTCCTCCACTTCTGGAGCGTGCCCCTCTACGGCGAATGGATGATCGTCAACTCCATCCCCGCCTATCTCAGCTTCAGCAATGTGGGCTTCGGCTCTGTCGCGGGCAACGAGATGACGATGCTGGTCGCCCGCGATGACCGTGCTGCCGCTCTCCGCGTCTTCCAGAGCTGTTGGTGGCTCATCGCCATCATCTGCACAGCGACGATCGTACTGCTCTCCGGAACCCTCTACTATCTTCCCGCCTCCCGCCTCCTCAAGCTCACCACGCTGGGTGAGGCCGACACCAAGTGGATCATCTTTTATCTCGGCGTCTCCGTCCTGCTCGGGCAATTAGAGCAGCTCCTTCAATCTGCTTACCGAGCCATCGGCCGCTACCCCTACGGCACCTTCCTCAAAAACATGTTCTCCCTCTTCGCCTTTGGCTGCATGATCGCCGCAGTCACACTGGGTGCAGGCGCACGCATGACAGCGTTGGTCTTTGCCTCGGTTAACGTAGCCATCACCATATTCTTCTGCATTCTCGTCCGGCGCGACATCCCCTGGATCGAATATGGGTGGCAACACGCGAGCTTCGCCGAGATTCGCAAGCTCGCCCGACCGGCCTTCGCCTACATGGGATTCCCCCTCGGTAACGCCCTCAGCCTGCAAGGCAGCCTGCTCGCCGTCGGATACGCTCTCGGGCCCACCGACGTCGTTATCTTCAGCACTGCCCGCACTGTCTCGCGGGTAGCCCTGCAGATGGTCCAAATGGTCAACAACACCTTCGAACCCGAGATGTCGATCGCCTTCGGAGCCGGAAACTACGAACTCACTCGAACTCTGCTCCGCCGCGCCTGCCAGCTGGCCCTGCTCGTAGCCCTGATCCTGGTTATCGTCATGCTCAGCTTCGGCCCATGGTTTCTGGTTCATTGGACCGGTGGCCACGTCCCACCCAGCCGACCCCTCCTCAGCATCCTTCTCGCCGTTGTCGTCCTCTACGCGTTGTGGTCCACCAGCGGCACGCTGATGACCTCCACCAACCAGCACCAGCGCCTGGCCACCTACTATATCCTTGGCACCAGCGTCGCCTGCGTTCTCTGCTACGTCCTGGCGCGAGCCTACGGGCTCTATGGAGCGGCGGCCTCACTCCTGATCTCAGAGATCGTCATGAATCTTTACGTCGTCCCTGCCTGCCTGCGCATCGCCCACGATACCCTGCCCGCCTTCCTGGCCAGCATGCTCCACTACCCATCCTCCCTCCGCCCTGCATCCCTGTTAGCCAGGATCCGCCGCTCAAAACCCGGCTTCGAAAGCTGA
- a CDS encoding RNA methyltransferase, protein MVKKEMDRVVVVLVRARNPNNIGAVARAMHDFGFRHLRIVNEYAVPFETARSAVDASAVLAGAEVFASVGEAVGDCTLVVGTTAVGERALQHPLYALADAGGKISSELAGEGRVALLFGSEKTGLSNDELSYCHWLLTIPMEEQEEIRHPSMNLGQAVAVCLYELVRGRSAVAAGGADKAASAGEVERLTALLTEALEATGYTKRHPANCDEAQVRRLVLRMGVTANDAPIWMGILRQVLWKVGGGGSDVEGKGVKTQLPSGDDS, encoded by the coding sequence ATGGTCAAGAAAGAGATGGATCGGGTGGTTGTGGTGCTGGTGCGGGCACGCAACCCGAATAACATCGGCGCGGTGGCGCGGGCGATGCATGATTTTGGATTTCGCCATCTGCGGATCGTGAATGAGTATGCGGTGCCGTTCGAGACTGCACGGTCGGCGGTGGATGCTTCGGCGGTGCTGGCGGGGGCGGAGGTGTTTGCCAGCGTTGGCGAAGCGGTTGGGGATTGCACGCTGGTGGTGGGTACGACGGCGGTGGGCGAACGGGCGTTGCAGCATCCCTTATATGCGCTTGCGGACGCGGGCGGGAAGATCAGTTCCGAGTTGGCGGGTGAGGGACGAGTTGCGCTGCTGTTCGGTTCGGAGAAGACGGGGCTGAGCAACGATGAGTTGAGTTACTGTCATTGGCTGCTGACGATTCCGATGGAGGAGCAGGAGGAGATTCGGCATCCTTCGATGAATCTTGGGCAGGCAGTGGCGGTTTGTTTGTATGAACTGGTGCGCGGGCGGAGTGCGGTTGCTGCGGGTGGTGCGGATAAGGCGGCTAGTGCGGGTGAGGTGGAGCGGTTGACGGCACTGTTGACTGAGGCGCTGGAGGCGACTGGATATACGAAGCGGCATCCTGCGAATTGCGATGAAGCGCAGGTGCGGCGGCTGGTTTTGAGGATGGGGGTGACGGCGAATGATGCGCCGATTTGGATGGGGATTCTGCGGCAGGTGTTGTGGAAGGTGGGTGGGGGTGGATCGGATGTGGAAGGGAAGGGAGTGAAAACGCAGCTCCCCTCCGGGGATGACAGCTAG
- a CDS encoding YXWGXW repeat-containing protein yields the protein MRLANLVRKFVVGAALALLPAASFAGVFISVGFAPPVLPVYTQPICPGDGYLWNPGYWAYGDEGYYWVPGVWVRPPQVGLLWTPGYWGWGGGAYLFHAGYWGPHVGFYGGVNYGFGYGGVGFGGGRWVGNSFAYNTAVVNVNRTVIHNTYIDNTVINHTAINNRTSFNGGTGGLQARPSAQEASFARENHIAPTAEQQSHVQMAHADRSNFASVNGGRPQNAAFSRPGVRAANQQQRIGQGVQSGQLTAHETGNLENREASINHQAAADRAANGGHLNAQEHQQINQRQNNVSKSIYNDKHNANTQEHPHAEAHEGHR from the coding sequence ATGAGATTGGCGAATTTAGTCCGTAAGTTTGTGGTGGGCGCGGCTCTTGCGCTTTTGCCTGCGGCTTCTTTTGCGGGAGTGTTTATTTCGGTGGGCTTTGCGCCGCCGGTGTTGCCGGTTTATACGCAGCCGATCTGCCCGGGTGATGGATATCTGTGGAATCCCGGCTACTGGGCGTATGGCGATGAGGGGTACTACTGGGTTCCGGGTGTGTGGGTTCGTCCGCCGCAGGTTGGACTACTGTGGACGCCGGGCTACTGGGGATGGGGTGGTGGCGCTTACCTCTTCCACGCTGGTTATTGGGGGCCGCACGTCGGCTTCTACGGCGGCGTGAACTATGGGTTCGGCTACGGCGGCGTAGGTTTTGGGGGCGGACGCTGGGTGGGCAACAGCTTTGCGTATAACACCGCGGTCGTCAATGTGAATCGGACGGTGATTCACAACACGTACATCGATAACACGGTGATCAACCACACGGCGATTAACAATCGTACGAGCTTCAACGGCGGGACCGGCGGACTTCAGGCTCGTCCGTCGGCACAGGAGGCTTCGTTCGCGCGGGAGAACCATATTGCACCGACGGCTGAGCAGCAGAGCCATGTGCAGATGGCACACGCGGATCGCAGCAACTTCGCTTCGGTCAACGGCGGTCGTCCGCAGAATGCAGCGTTTTCTCGCCCCGGGGTGCGTGCGGCCAATCAGCAGCAGCGTATCGGGCAGGGAGTGCAGTCGGGTCAGCTGACGGCGCATGAGACGGGCAACCTGGAGAACCGCGAGGCGAGCATCAATCATCAGGCTGCGGCTGACCGGGCGGCGAACGGCGGACATCTGAACGCGCAGGAGCACCAGCAGATCAACCAACGTCAGAATAACGTCAGCAAGTCGATCTACAACGATAAGCACAATGCGAACACGCAGGAGCATCCGCACGCCGAGGCACATGAAGGGCACCGGTAG